ACGCTCAGGCTCAGGCCAATCAATTTGAAGAATTTGATTTTCATGTTTCCCCCCCCTCGTAGATTCCGGCTTCGGGCTTTTTTACGATAAAATACGGATTTCTGCAGCATCATTTGCTATAGGGCCGGATGATTCTCATTTCTCCCCATTACGCGACGCCAGCTCGAAGAACTTCTTTCTATTATCGACAGGTCCTTTTAAATAGTTGAGAGAGATACGAACACCTGGTCTGCCGTTCACACTTCGTAATGAGATTAACTCGGCATGTTTCGGAAAATGTAAAATTGTGTTATATTAATTTTTAAGAAAATCGCTATGGTCTTATTTTATTGTTTGAAGCTATTAGGGGTTAATCACCATGTTTAATGTTGGAGATATGGCAGTTTATCCTGCACATGGAGTGGGTCTGATCGAGGGCATAGAGGAGAAATCAATATCTGGTACCGAGCATATTTTTTACGTGATACGTATCCTTGATAATGACATGAAAATTATGATCCCCAGGAAAAACGCGGCACAAGTCGGGCTCAGGAAAGTTATTTCAAGTGATGAAGTCGAGAGGGTCTATGCTATTTTAGAGAAAAAGGATGTGGAGTTTACTCCTCAGACATGGAACCGTCGTTACAGGGAGTATATGGATAAAATTAAATCGGGTTCGATTTTTGATCTGGCTGCAGTCTTGAGGGATCTCTATATTCTGCAGATGGATAAGCCCCTTTCATTCGGAGAGAAAAAAATG
This DNA window, taken from Deltaproteobacteria bacterium, encodes the following:
- a CDS encoding CarD family transcriptional regulator, giving the protein MFNVGDMAVYPAHGVGLIEGIEEKSISGTEHIFYVIRILDNDMKIMIPRKNAAQVGLRKVISSDEVERVYAILEKKDVEFTPQTWNRRYREYMDKIKSGSIFDLAAVLRDLYILQMDKPLSFGEKKMLDTAKGLLVKELSVAKEKREEEITEGIESIFNNVNAVAEVEA